In the genome of Cydia strobilella chromosome Z, ilCydStro3.1, whole genome shotgun sequence, one region contains:
- the LOC134753882 gene encoding JNK-interacting protein 1: MADSEFEEFRRVFDRIPQHTKAPTPFYSLVPNVDLEDESPSSKSDGTPEDDRGCVADNDSMSALPPGTASPGPPPEPPEAQRSPRHQTFVNGERRRRKLPEIPKNRKSTILACGQPASLADELGALAGPLIRPGCQGRPLLVLKCGYLLDEDSSPDSERLQSLGDVDSGHSTAHSPIDTGPKSLSPTPLQQNETNISVSPSSSCSISGINFAGNMTTVPHSQLEMLEATHRGLHKFNPRHHDEIEVEIGDPIYVQKEAEDLWCEGVNLRTGQQGIFPSAYAVDMDYNDFDPANAKVKRERYLLGYMGSVETLAHKGTGVVCQAVKKIVGECSGEPRAQPCILEVSDQGLRMVDRSKPERGRNAPCIDYFYSLKNVSFCAFHPRDHRYLGFITKHPTLQRFACHVFRGQESTRPVAEAVGRAFQRFYQKFIETAYPIEDIYIE, translated from the exons ATGGCCGACAGCGAGTTTGAAGAATTTCGGAGAGTTTTCGACAGAATACCACAACATACAAAGGCTCCAACGCCGTTTTATTC TTTAGTGCCAAATGTGGATTTGGAAGACGAGTCTCCGTCATCGAAAAGTGATGGCACGCCGGAGGACGACCGAGGCTGCGTAGCCGACAATGACTCCATGTCGGCGCTCCCTCCCGGGACGGCATCCCCGGGACCTCCGCCGGAGCCCCCCGAGGCGCAGCGCAGCCCACGTCATCAGACCTTCGTTAACGGCGAACGGCGCAGGCGAAAACTCCCCGAAATACcaaaaaacagaaaat CAACCATATTGGCATGTGGCCAACCGGCATCGCTTGCCGACGAGCTTGGAGCCCTGGCTGGTCCCCTTATCCGACCAGGATGCCAGGGCCGCCCACTTTTAGTGCTCAAATGCGGATACTTGCTTGACGAGGACTCGAGCCCGGACTCAGAGCGGCTGCAGAGCCTAGGCGATGTCGACAGCGGCCACAGCACAGCACACTCACCTATAGACACTGGCCCCAAAAGTTTATCTCCGACGCCTCTACAACAGAATG AAACAAACATTTCGGTTTCACCATCATCCAGCTGTAGCATTAGCGGTATCAATTTCGCTGGTAACATGACTACGGTGCCCCACAGTCAACTGGAAATGCTAGAAGCGACACATAGAGGCCTACATAAGTTCAACCCGCGACATCACGATGAAATAGAAGTGGAGATAGGTGACCCCATTTATGTACAGAAGGAAGCTGAGGATTTATGGTGTGAAG GAGTAAATTTGAGGACAGGGCAGCAAGGAATATTCCCATCAGCCTACGCAGTAGATATGGACTACAATGACTTTGATCCAGCAAATGCCAAAGTAAAAAGAGAGCGATATTTATTAGg GTACATGGGATCAGTGGAGACGCTAGCTCATAAAGGAACAGGGGTCGTGTGTCAAgctgttaaaaaaattgtgggAGAGTGCAGTGGCGAACCGAGAGCGCAGCCGTGCATTCTAGAAGTTTCTGATCAGGGCCTACGAATGGTTGACCGATCAAAACCAGAG AGAGGTCGAAACGCTCCATGCATCGACTACTTCTACTCATTGAAGAACGTGTCGTTCTGCGCGTTCCACCCGCGCGACCACCGGTACCTCGGCTTCATCACCAAGCACCCCACGTTGCAGCGCTTCGCCTGCCACGTGTTCAGGGGCCAAGAGTCAACCAGGCCAGTCGCCGAGGCCGTAGG GCGAGCATTCCAGAGGTTTTATCAAAAGTTTATAGAAACGGCATATCCAATCGAGGATATTTACATAGAGTGA